In Gracilibacillus salitolerans, the sequence TACATATTGGAGTATTAGATATTTATTGGTGGCTTTTGTGGGGAAGTCTAGGTTTTGCAATTATTTCCCTTTTACTAGGTAATGTATTGGATGGACTCTTAGATAGTCTATTTGATAGTTTGGGAGAATTTTTCAATCCATTACTCGTTTTTGGTACTTTATCTGTTGTGGGAGGATCAGGTGTCTTGCTGACCAAGTATTCTTCCCTAGGTGAGATCTATGTCTTACTGATTAGTTTATTAATAGGAATTGGAGCATACTTACTTATTTACTATTTTCTCGTGATTCCTTTGTCGAATGCCGAATCCTCTACCTCTATATCAGTTCATGACTTAGAAGGTAAAGTGGGCGAAGTGATTACCACGATTCCCGCTCAAGGCATGGGGGAAGTATTTATTTCCTCCACTAGTGGAAGTCGAAATGAAACGGCAGTAAGTTTTGACAAGAAGATAATTAAGCAAGGACAGCAGATTGTGGTTGTCCAAGTGAAAGACCACGTGTTATACGTATCAGAAATCGATGAAATGTAATATA encodes:
- a CDS encoding protease; translation: MWGSLGFAIISLLLGNVLDGLLDSLFDSLGEFFNPLLVFGTLSVVGGSGVLLTKYSSLGEIYVLLISLLIGIGAYLLIYYFLVIPLSNAESSTSISVHDLEGKVGEVITTIPAQGMGEVFISSTSGSRNETAVSFDKKIIKQGQQIVVVQVKDHVLYVSEIDEM